In the genome of Actinobacillus lignieresii, the window TCATGATATCGCACTTAAAAAGCCGGTAGAAAGCCAACTTTCCGTAAACTATAACACTTGCTGCTGGAGTGCTAACGTATATGTGGCGCGTAAACTGACCGCAACGCCAATCGGATCGCCGGATACGATCAATGATTTATATTATGATAATAAATTCGGGGTGAATTTTGAATTACGCTTCGGTACGAACTACAGTAGCGGCGTACGTAAAATGCTGAAAAAAGGTATGATTCCTTATACGGAGCAATATGGAATTAATTAATTTTTGATTAGTTTTGCAATAAGGATTTTATTTTATGTATTAAGAGTCGATCCTAGAATGATAGTGATCGACTCTTTTATTTTATATATATTAGTATATAAAAAAGGATGTTATGTAAATTTTATTTACTTAATTTAAAAACTTTACTATTTTAAGCGGCGTTTTAAACCGATGAATTTAAATTGTTTATGCGTTACTTACATCTCTATTTATTCTCCGCATTACTTATATATTCCCATACGGGAAATACGGCTCCGCCGCCTTTCAAAGAAACGCAATTAAAGCGTAATATTCAAATTGATAGTGAAATTCAACAACGCCATCGACAGCAAACCGTTCAGCAAGAAGCACAATTTATACCTCAAACCGATATCCGAATGGACACTCGCTAAGAAAGAAATTTACAAATTCCGTCGGCGGAGTCTCCCTGCTACCTCATTCATCATCTTTCCTTAATCGATTATCCGTCCGAAAGATTAAATCAAACCGAGCAATTCCAATGGGCTTTAGATAAAGCGGTTGCAGATTTACAACTGAGATTACCGCATTGTTTAGGCGGAGAAGGTTTGAGCATTTTAATGAAGCAAATACAAAATAATATTATCGAGAAAGGCTATGTAACTACACGAGTGGTAGCACAAGAGCAGGATTTAGGTTCCGGTAATTTAGTGCTAAGCGTGATTGTCGGAAAAATAGGTAATACGGTCGTGATGGATAACGGTCGTGTACCTCGTTTTACCCCTTTACACGCTCTGACCGCTTTTACCTTTGAAAAAGGCGATATTTTAAATGTGCGCAATATTGAACAGTCACTTGAGAATTTAAAGCGAGTGCCTACAGCGGATGCCAATATTGAAATTCTTCCGAGCGAGGGAGAAGGCGGTCAAATAGGCGAAAGCGATTTAAAAATCAGCTACGCCCAAGCGATTCCGTTTCGGCTGAATCTCGGTTTAGAAGATTCGGGTTCCACCTCCACCGGTAAATGGCAAGCCTCGGCGACTTTATCTTGGGATAATATTTTTTCAGCAAACGATCTGTTCTATACCAGTTTCACTCATAGCATCAAACGTCATTCCGACGATAAAGGCAAGCGTGCCAGTCGGAATCTTTCCTTCTATTATTCGGTTCCTTTCGGTTATTGGCAATTGACCGCAAACCACACCGTTTATCGTTATTATCAACAAGTGTTCGGCGCCTTTGAAAATTATCTGTATGCCGGAGAGAGTGAAACGGACAAGTTAAATCTATCACGCGTGTTATATCGAGATGCGGTTCGAAAAACTACGCTTTCCGGCGGTTTTTGGTCACGCCATTCTAAAAATTTTGTCGATAATACGGAAGTCGAGGTTCAGCGTCGGCGTATGGCGGGCTGGGAAGCCGGTATTGCGCATAAAGAATATTTAGGTAATGCCACTTTAGCGTTGGATATGAATTTTAAACGGGGAACAGGGGTAAGAGGCGCAATCGGCGCACCGGAGGAAGCTTATAACGAAGGTACTTCCCGCTTAAAAATTATTACGCTCTCTATCGATTATAAAAAGCCGTTTGAATTAGCAGGACAAGTTTGGCAATTTCAAACCGGTTTCAATGCGCAATGGAATAAAACACCGCTCATTCCTCAATGATCGTCTCAGTATCGGCAGTCGTTACACGGTACGAGGTTTTAACGGGGAACTTTCGCTTTCGGGCGAGAGAGGTTGGTATTGGCGTAATGAATTGAGTTGGAATGTCGGTAATAAAGGACACTGGTTTTATTGGGGATTGGACGGCGGGAGAGTTTCCGGTTTAGGCGGTAATGCGAGATTAGGTCATCATTTAATGGGAACGGTTATAGGATTACGAGGCGGTTGGAAAGGTTTTTATTATGACTATTTTATCGGCAGACCGATACGTTATCCCGAAGGATTTAGCGCATCAAAACATGTGTTAGGTTTTAATCTGAATTACGCTTTTTAACGTACTTCTGTCATTAAAGGAATTAATTAAGTAAAAGGAATTACATTATGAATAAGAAATCTTTCCGTGTCATTTTCAGTAAAACATTACAGTGTCTTGTAGTGGTATCCGAATTAGCTAGAACAACAGGCAAAGCAAATGAAGCGGGTATGACAAGCGGTGTGATTTCGCAGAAAATTTGCAAAATTAGACCGCTTACCTTTAGCTTATTTTGCGCATTAGGCTTTGTCGGTTTTTCAGAAAATGCGTTGGCGGAACTTCTTATTCAAGCGGATAAAAATGCGCCGAAGCATGAACAACCTATCGTATTCAAAACACCGAACGGCTTGCCGCAAGTGAATATTCAAACTCCGAATGACAAAGGACTTTCGCATAATAAATACAGCCGATTTGACGTAGATAGCAAAGGAGCGATTTTAAATAACAGCCGCTCACAAACCCAAACGCAACTGGCGGGTATGGTTCAAGGCAATCCTAATTTAGCCCGTGGCGAAGCGAGGGTGATTTTAAATGAAGTTAATTCGAGCGATCCGAGTATCTTAAAGGGTTATATTGAAGTCGCGGGTAAAAAAGCGGATGTAATTATCGCCAACCCGAGCGGCTTACATTGCGAAGGCTGCGGCGTCATTAATGCCGATCGCGCTACTTTCACTACCGCTAACGGCAGAACAAGTGCAAGGTATTGCGAAAGCGGCTTCAGAAGGCTCTGTTACGGGCGGGGCCGTAGGAGTGAGTGTCACTTACGGACAACAAAAATCCGAGCAGACCCAACACAGCAAAGGCAATACGGCAGAGAAAAGCCAAGTGAATGCAGGGGGTAAAGTCAATATTCTTACTACGGGTAAAGGAGAAAAATCGCAGATTACGATTTCCGGAGCGGATTTGTCGGGGCAAGTGGGTACACACTTAAAAGCGGACGGCAAAGTTAATATTGAAGCGATAGACGAAAATCATCTTGAACGCAGTAAAAACAAATCAAGCGGATTTAGTGCCGGTGTGGGGATTCAATTCGGTGACGGCATCACTGCTGGCGTTACTGCAGGCGGAAATGTGGCGAAAGGCTATGGTAATGGTGAGAGTCAAGCATGGGTAGCCAGCCAAGTGGGCAGTGAAAACAGCCGAACCACGATTGAAAGTGGCAAGGATACCAATATCATCGGCTCACAAGTGAAGGGTAAACGGGTTGAAGTCACAGCAGAAAACCTAAATATCGAAAGTTTACAAGATACCGCTAAATATAAAGGTAAACAGGAAAGTGTAAACGGACAAGTAACGGTAGGTTACGGTGTGTCAGTTGGCGGCAGTTACAGTAAATCGAAAATCAATTCGGATTATGCCAGTGTTAAAACCCAAGCGGGAATATCAGCGGGTGATGAAGGTTATGATGTAAATATAACATAGTGCAGATTTCTATGCTTTGGCAAAAATCGGAACAGTAAATTTACTTAGTAATACGAAGAAATCAATAAATAGTTCAAGTGTTACCTCATCTGTTATCAGTGATGGAGTGTTTACGATTCGAGATAGAGAAGGGCAAGAAAATATCAGCCATATTAAAAAAGGAACTACTGAGCAGACTAACCGATTAGAGCAACAAGATTATCGCTCTCTCCAAAAAGATGTAGAAACAGATACGGCAACTAAAAAAGCTTTCTATTCTAATATGGTAGGCTTAACAGATGAAGCCTATCGGACTATGTTTATCGCTGAACATCGTATGCTTACAGCGGAAATTGATGAAAATGGCAAGCCAATCTTGGATATTAATTTATTGAATGAAATTGATAAAGAATCAGATAAAAAGGGAATAAATCGTGAAGAGTATCGTAAAGATCAAGAAGTAAAAGGTCGCAATATATATCGATTACGAGAGCTCTCAGATCAAGATCGTAATAATCTAAAACAAGTAACTTACACTGATCCACTAACAAGAAAATCCGAGAAAAAATATGTAGTAGCCTTTAATGGTATTTTTAATGATGAAAATGCGGCGGCTAAATTTGCTTGGCAAAACTATGTAGCTAAAGAAAGTCAATCAGGAAAAATCGATAGTCGAGTTCATCAGAACGTTTATTTTGTACATCACCCTCAAGCCGGTAATGCAATATCGGAATTATTGGTGGCGGGTTATGAAAAAATGTTTGAAACATCTTTTGGTAATGTCCTTGGTATGGATAATTCCAGCTTGCAAGCGAAGGAATTAATGACGAAGTATGGTAAAAATGAGCTTTTTGTAGGCTCACATAGCCGAGGTACATTAACAGTAACTAATGCATTAAATTCATTAAATACAAAAGAAAATCGGGATGATAAATTACTGTCTGGTACAACAGTAAAAATGGTTGGTCCTGCTACAAACGTTACTCATGCAGATAATGTATTAAGTGTGTTACAAACAGGCAAAGAACGTACAAATAGAGAAGGCTCAATTCGAATCGAAAATCATGAACAAGATCCGGTGGGCAGTATTCCTATCATATTAGGCGGAAATCCTGCCACAATGAATGATAACGAGCAAAATAGAGGAGTGATAAGAAGGGTCATAGATATGTTCGGTGATAATTCTTCTATGCATAATTGTTATGGTTTAGGGCAAAAGCAATGTGTTACTGATGGGTATCGTAAAAATGAAAAAGATTTAATTATGAATAAGGAACAAACTATTTACGATTTAAATAGAAACTCAAATAAATAATAGGAGAAAGTTTGGTGAGGTTATTGTCTACTATCTTATTAAGTTTAGTATTAACATATTGTTCATTTGGAGGGTTTCAACCACCTAAACCGTATTATATCTGGGGATATAAATATAAGAAGTTTGAAAAATCTTACGATTATTATGTTTTTAGAGATAAAGAAATGCGTGCTTGTGGAATGGATCCAGTTCTTGGTGAAAGTGTGGAACTTAAAGTTAACTTATGTTTAGAGAAAAAAGGATGGTATCTAGAGCAAGGTCCGGTGTGTGAAGAAAAATACGTATGGAATGAACCGGAATGTATTAAATGGCGAGCAAAATATAGTAAGCCAAATGTGCAACCTTGGGGATAATAGTCATTTAAGTGTTTTAAAAATTTAATTTCAGAAATTTGGGAATAGTGGACAAAATTGAGTCTACAAAATGGGTTAAAACCTTGTACTATAAGGCTTTAACCCACTTTTTATAAAAATGACTAAAAAATTGTATTTTCTGCTCATCTTTTAACCTCAAAAAATATGGCAAAATTAATGGTGTTCAACGCTATAAATGTCTTGATTGCCATCGTAATTTTGTTGCATCCAAGCGACTTAATTCACAAGAAATCTGGTTTAAGTATACCTCGCTAAAACAAACCATTCGGCAGCTTACTATTGAATATCAATGTTCTGAAAGAACCATCAGAAGACATCTTCAAAAATCCATCAAAGCTGAGCAAAAACCTTTACCCGAAACCATTAACATCGTGATGGATACCACACATTTTAAACAGCGTTTTGCCGTATTGGTTTTAGTGGATTCACTCTCTTCCAAACCGGTCTACTTTCGTTTTATTCCCGCTGAGAAAAATCAGTATTATTTCGAAGCTATATCAGAATTAATGGAAAAAGGCATTAAGATTCAATCGATTACCTGCGATGGTAGGCGAGGGTTATTAAATGCTTATCTTGATATTCCAACTCAGATGTATCATTTTCATCAAGTTGGGAGAGGGATATTTTATTTAACGAAATCACCCAAATCTCCGGCTGGGAAAGCGTTATTGGAGCTATACTATTCACTTAAATCTTATACAAAAGAGACGCTTAATCAAGCATTACTGCAATGGCTGAATGAGTATAAAACTTACTTTAACGAACGCTCGGAGCATAATGCAAAACGGTTTAAACACAAACGATTAAGAAGTGCCTATTGGAGTCTAAAACGTAGCATAAATTATTTATTTACCTATCAAGATTATCCTGAACTGCATATTGCACATACGACGAATTTAGTCGAGTCATTTTTTAAGCTGATGAAAGCAAAATTAGCTCCTCACCAAGGATTGACTGATGAACATAAGATGGTGTTTATAAAGGATTTTATTTGCCAGCGAAGTTAAAAATAAAGCCATAACAGACTCAAAAATGTCCATTATGGCTATATCATGGGGAAATTAGACTCAATTTTGTCCACTATCCCGAAATTTGTAATGGATACAATGAATACAGAAAATAATTAATTTTTAAAATCAAGCACTAAACGAGTTGATAACAGCACTGTAGCAG includes:
- a CDS encoding hemagglutinin repeat-containing protein, which encodes MNAGGKVNILTTGKGEKSQITISGADLSGQVGTHLKADGKVNIEAIDENHLERSKNKSSGFSAGVGIQFGDGITAGVTAGGNVAKGYGNGESQAWVASQVGSENSRTTIESGKDTNIIGSQVKGKRVEVTAENLNIESLQDTAKYKGKQESVNGQVTVGYGVSVGGSYSKSKINSDYASVKTQAGISAGDEGYDVNIT
- a CDS encoding IS256 family transposase, variant Zn-binding type, with product MFCSSFNLKKYGKINGVQRYKCLDCHRNFVASKRLNSQEIWFKYTSLKQTIRQLTIEYQCSERTIRRHLQKSIKAEQKPLPETINIVMDTTHFKQRFAVLVLVDSLSSKPVYFRFIPAEKNQYYFEAISELMEKGIKIQSITCDGRRGLLNAYLDIPTQMYHFHQVGRGIFYLTKSPKSPAGKALLELYYSLKSYTKETLNQALLQWLNEYKTYFNERSEHNAKRFKHKRLRSAYWSLKRSINYLFTYQDYPELHIAHTTNLVESFFKLMKAKLAPHQGLTDEHKMVFIKDFICQRS